A single region of the Raphanus sativus cultivar WK10039 chromosome 1, ASM80110v3, whole genome shotgun sequence genome encodes:
- the LOC108853712 gene encoding ferritin-like catalase Nec2: MGRTKERRSLLVSTITVLFFFNTHYLQVMSCPEQKTNCTDQDRKLLEFPLNLEYLEAEFFLFGALGFGLDKVDPNLTMGGPSPIGAQKAKLDPLTRDIVLQFAWQEVGHLRAIKKTVTGFARPLLDLSIKSFAKVMDDAFGRKFVPPFNPYANSYNYLIASYLVPYVGLTGYVGANPKLQCPASRKLVAGLLGVESGQDAVIRTMLYARATHIVHPYGITVAAFTDRISCLRNKLGKMGVKDEGLVVPKAMGAEGHVAGNVLVGDELSLAFDRTPEEILRIVYGSGNERVPGGFYPKGADGEIAKSYLA; the protein is encoded by the exons atgGGAAGaaccaaagaaagaagaagcttgTTGGTTTCAACAATAACGGTGCTGTTCTTCTTCAACACTCATTATCTTCAGGTTATGAGTTGCCCCGAGCAAAAGACGAACTGTACGGATCAAGACAGAAAATTATTGGAGTTTCCTTTAAACTTGGAGTATCTTGAAGCTGAATTTTTCTTGTTCGGGGCATTAGGGTTTGGTCTTGACAAAGTCGATCCAAATTTAACTATGGGAGGGCCAAGTCCTATTGGAGCTCAGAAAGCTAAACTCGATCCTTTGACAAGAGATATTGTATTGCAATTTGCTTGGCAAGAGGTTGGCCACTTGAG GGCAATCAAGAAAACGGTGACAGGGTTTGCAAGGCCGCTACTTGATTTGAGTATAAAATCATTTGCGAAAGTGATGGATGATGCATTCGGACGAAAATTTGTGCCACCATTTAACCCCTATGCCAATTCTTACAATTACCTCATTGCTTCTTATTTGGTCCCGTATGTTGGCCTCACCGGCTACGTTGGCGCTAACCCCAAACTGCAATGTCCCGCATCAAGAAAG TTAGTAGCAGGACTTTTAGGAGTAGAATCAGGTCAGGACGCTGTGATAAGAACAATGCTATATGCGAGGGCGACACATATAGTTCATCCTTATGGTATCACGGTTGCGGCTTTCACTGATAGGATCTCGTGTCTAAGGAACAAATTGGGGAAAATGGGTGTGAAAGATGAGGGGTTAGTAGTGCCTAAAGCCATGGGTGCGGAGGGACATGTGGCCGGGAATGTATTGGTTGGTGACGAGTTATCGCTTGCGTTTGATCGAACTCCGGAGGAAATTCTGCGGATTGTGTATGGAAGTGGAAATGAAAGGGTGCCCGGTGGATTTTACCCTAAAGGAGCTGATGGAGAAATTGCTAAGTCTTATTTGGCTTAG
- the LOC108851921 gene encoding uncharacterized protein LOC108851921 produces the protein MTGVDDGKEFKDETVILSDDDSEVEEVKDGGEEGSDEEPEVDGSEGDDDDDDDDEEDDDDDVQVLQSLGGPPVQSAEDEDEEGEEDGNGDDGDDDDDDDDDDDDDDDEDGEDEEDLGTEYLVRPVGRAEDEEDASDFEPEENGVEEDLDEGEDDENDDSGAGKSEAPPKRKRGAADEEEEEDSDDGDDARPPKR, from the exons atgacggGAGTTGATGATGGTAAGGAGTTCAAGGATGAAACCGTGATTCTCAGCGACGACGATAGTGAAGTGGAAGAAGTTAAAGACGGAGGAGAAGAAGGTTCCGACGAGGAACCAGAAGTCGATGGAAGTGAAGGtgacgacgatgatgatgatgatgatgaggaagatgacGACGACGATGTCCAGGTTTTGCAGTCCTTAGGTGGGCCTCCGGTACAGTCGgctgaagatgaagatgaggaaGGAGAGGAAGACGGAAACGGAGACGACGGcgacgacgatgatgatgacgacgacgacgatgatgatgacgacgatgAAGACGGTGAAGATGAG GAGGATCTTGGGACAGAATACCTAGTCAGGCCAGTTGGTCGGGCTGAAGATGAAGAGGACGCAAGTGATTTTGAGCCGGAAGAGAACGGTGTTGAGGAAGACCTTGACGAAGGTGAAGACGACGAGAATGATGACTCGGGTGCTGGAAAATCTGAGGCTCCTCCCAAAAGGAAGAGAGGAGCTgctgatgaagaggaagaggaggataGTGATGATGGAGATGATGCAAGACCTCCAAAGAGGTAG